The Nothobranchius furzeri strain GRZ-AD chromosome 6, NfurGRZ-RIMD1, whole genome shotgun sequence genome includes a region encoding these proteins:
- the LOC107395116 gene encoding neuropeptide FF receptor 2 has protein sequence MCVFQHIWNKQSALSIFIQQAWLVPSSHRGDVCHGFQIFFLRIFISPVQKTCADTSDKKISIQGVTQLPDSMHLSLQHPDITMPENLPLNSTWEDRNFSSSSEYQDDCSTRQNITYVDSYLHEPAVAAVFTASYLLIFMVCMVGNGVVCFIVLRSRNMRTVTNLFILNLAISDLLVGIFCMPTTLVDNIITGWPFGSIVCKLSGMVQGISVSASVFTLVAIAVDRFRCIVYPFKQKLTITTSKLIIVVIWVLAVFIMCPSGVMLQVTKEQTVRIVLGPSGNTRPFYWCREDWPSQEMRKIYTTVLFANIYLAPLSLIVIMYARIGFTLFKTTLPPGWGSGTAHREGGGHKFSMDSRQTISRKKKRVIMMLVLVALVFVLSWLPLWTLMMLSDYASLTENQHRVINIYVYPFAHWLAFCNSSVNPIIYGFFNENFRRGFQAAFKFQLCSVDIVRQRTFSRRIRGNAVLPLQPTASHRSGSRAGSAFEANGKCSCQEEQCFSGGNDVREQDLIMEDLEVSHI, from the exons atgtgtgtgtttcagcaCATTTGGAATAAACAATCGGCTCTGAGTATTTTTATACAACAGGCTTGGCTTGTGCCGTCTAGTCACCGAGGTGATGTGTGCCAcggttttcagattttttttctgaGGATTTTTATTTCACCTGTTCAGAAAACCTGCGCTGACACGTCAGACAAAAAGATATCCATTCAAGGTGTAACACAGCTGCCTGACTCAATGCATCTGTCTCTCCAACACCCAGATATCACAATGCCAGAGAATCTACCTTTAAATTCTACCTGGGAGGACCGCAATTTCTCCAGCTCCTCGGAATATCAGGATGATTGTTCCACCCGTCAGAACATCACCTACGTGGATTCCTACCTCCACGAGCCGGCCGTGGCGGCTGTTTTCACAGCATCGTACCTGCTTATCTTCATGGTGTGCATGGTGGGCAATGGGGTGGTATGTTTTATCGTGCTACGCAGCAGGAACATGCGCACCGTCACCAATCTGTTCATTCTGAATCTTGCCATCAGCGACCTGCTGGTTGGAATATTCTGCATGCCAACCACGCTTGTGGACAACATAATAACAG GATGGCCTTTTGGAAGCATTGTGTGTAAGCTAAGTGGGATGGTTCAAGGGATATCTGTATCAGCATCTGTGTTTACCTTAGTCGCAATAGCTGTTGACAG GTTCCGCTGCATTGTCTACCCTTTCAAGCAGAAGCTGACCATCACCACCTCGAAGCTGATTATCGTCGTCATATGGGTGCTggctgtgttcatcatgtgtcccTCTGGGGTCATGCTCCAGGTGACAAAGGAGCAGACCGTACGGATAGTTCTTGGTCCCAGCGGCAACACTCGTCCCTTTTACTGGTGTCGGGAGGACTGGCCGAGTCAGGAGATGCGGAAGATCTACACCACTGTGCTTTTTGCAAATATCTACCTTGCTCCTCTCAGCCTCATTGTCATCATGTATGCGCGCATCGGTTTCACCCTCTTCAAGACCACTCTTCCTCCTGGATGGGGCAGTGGGACAGCACACAGGGAAGGCGGTGGCCACAAGTTCAGCATGGACAGTCGCCAAACCATCTCGAGGAAGAAGAAGCGTGTGATAATGATGCTTGTGTTGGTGGCTCTGGTTTTTGTTTTGTCTTGGCTGCCTCTGTGGACGCTGATGATGCTGAGCGACTATGCCAGCTTGACAGAGAATCAGCATCGAGTCATTAATATCTACGTGTACCCGTTTGCCCACTGGTTGGCCTTCTGCAACAGCAGCGTCAATCCCATCATTTACGGTTTCTTCAATGAGAACTTTCGTCGAGGCTTCCAGGCAGCCTTTAAATTCCAGCTGTGCTCTGTGGACATTGTGCGTCAGAGAACCTTCTCCCGTCGTATCAGAGGGAACGCCGTGCTCCCGCTCCAGCCCACAGCCTCGCATAGATCGGGCTCTAGGGCTGGGTCAGCGTTTGAGGCGAATGGAAAGTGCTCATGCCAGGAAGAACAGTGCTTTTCGGGTGGAAATGATGTTAGGGAACAAGATCTGATCATGGAGGATTTGGAAGTGTCACATATTTAG